One stretch of Camelus bactrianus isolate YW-2024 breed Bactrian camel chromosome 21, ASM4877302v1, whole genome shotgun sequence DNA includes these proteins:
- the PEX11B gene encoding peroxisomal membrane protein 11B gives MDAWVRFSAQSQARERLCRAAQYACSLLGHALQKHGASPELQKQIRQLEGHLSLGRKLLRLGNSADALESAKRAVHLSDVVLRFCITVSHLNRALYFACDNVLWAGKSGLAPRVDQEKWAQRSFRYYLFSLIMNLSRDAYEIRLLMEQESSACSRRLKGSGGGVPGGIETGGAGSPGTPGGSLPQVALKLRLRVLLLARVLRGHPPLLLDVVRNACDLFIPLDKLGLWHCGPGIVGFCGLVSSILSILTLICPWLRLKP, from the exons ATGGACGCCTGGGTCCGCTTCAGCGCTCAGAGCCAGGCCCGGGAGCGGCTGTGTAG ggCTGCCCAGTATGCTTGCTCCCTTCTTGGCCATGCTCTACAGAAACATGGGGCCAGTCCTGAGTTACAGAAACAGATTCGACAACTGGAGGGCCATCTGAGCCTAGGAAGAAAGC TCCTACGCCTCGGTAACTCGGCAGATGCCCTTGAGTCAGCCAAACGAGCTGTGCATCTATCAGATGTTGTCCTGAGATTCTGCATCACTGTTAGTCACCTCAATAGAGCCTTGTACTTCGCCTGTGACAATGTCCTGTGGGCTGGAAAGTCTGGACTCGCTCCCCGTGTGGATCAGGAGAAGTGGGCCCAGCGTTCATTCAG GTATTATCTGTTTTCCCTCATCATGAATTTGAGCCGTGATGCTTATGAGATTCGCCTCCTGATGGAACAAGAGTCTTCAGCTTGTAGCCGGCGACTGAAGGGCTCTGGAGGAGGAGTCCCAGGAGGAATTGAAACTGGGGGAGCTGGGAGTCCAGGAACTCCAGGAGGAAGCCTGCCCCAAGTAGCTCTGAAGCTTCGACTCCGAGTCCTGCTCCTGGCTCGGGTCCTTCGAGGTCATCCCCCTCTTCTGCTCGATGTGGTCAGAAATGCCTGCGATCTCTTCATTCCACTGGACAAGCTAGGCCTCTGGCACTGTGGCCCTGGGATTGTGGGGTTTTGTGGCCTTGTGTCCTCCATCCTGTCTATTCTCACCCTAATCTGCCCTTGGCTACGACTCAAGCCTTGA